A genome region from Tenebrio molitor chromosome 4, icTenMoli1.1, whole genome shotgun sequence includes the following:
- the LOC138127524 gene encoding uncharacterized protein isoform X2, translating to MSLATYKKRAGTSDRGKDYEWLLCAFYCLKLSTTADVVEFDLLTNSEFFGDFDDITLRVKYIDGSVKVFLLQLKHSEKAKTLALNSLTAPSGDFTFFKYQKSYDNILSLKNFHFILYTNKTANFKDKTQLTLGDRRIAIRQHSCVGGKLLDTNRGRNCSVFRFESESDQKWDFLSNFYIYVNQQNDTNLKQSISDLLKTRLECDVYTTFVEFMRGWWAGSFKLTKYDVVAKLAELVLSPMVKTVSGEECNDKTRLIEEAILKFDMTIVEPGGGEKITKIWSKTLEPKDMKVVSLTALKFGLVTKGIGKMSDLSMEKQAKVLWFMDQVPLVVQQEASKKNQLLAVISLLEGCRKKKRIVLIGHTDAKFPNWNIFTSLSDIPRGDTLRKTITQTLTFSLQGKKSISLEEMHIVDDEIASAFTLHQLLEISTDDNFNIGEPLESLPPTYIPRFFYKILMNHSVIDGLKECRILLSCKGEKKRLQKKFNKRMVPLSCYWGHDASFCKHYVYVSDGEFDRGVVDDLIQDKKADHHFRFSDQNIQWLTSREVQELHKYKRVDASQVFGESEVEENVHHKIRVLASHTGTGKTSFLNRVKNQAPANFFVIKINLRDHLEFFQSDHKENLVWDYLADFVSKTRGYNDFERKVVRNFDKKKTIILWDSFDDLPQKSRKSLIGCVEYLKKWGVTQWVAARNQSGEFLQNKLKVFALTMLPFRQDDQIYYMRNRCGATVTTVANFFTTMKILDDQEYLGVPLLLFILTDIFTRDPDLLDKVYTLTDMFGAFIDGKYDHFLKKSANNDLESLRSLIEHGKEHRLDQYKIAAVCTHLPDLHNKFKLQNSKKFVSDITKGDFLGLVAKVDADGFVFEHQVLGEYLAALYLSENLKVGLEEFLFEEKHRKIRFLFDLLLAENEPSLVSILYKKFYEVGEWAVKDRAGRSPLHLLCSYGEKHPVLRQDSGVLEAKLGESVREDDESLRRAVRVACQKCNPLERDGLFGWTSFDYADRSLSLGLVEILRGDLGEILPTLHHYKDLATVLYYSVRFDYQNLFVALNKQIPYVESSGGGNLLHVATEFGRENFLTWLLSLQIYQKSINKSNENRWNPVHIASFNGNLDLVKFLREKGSTFPLRDPSVMSLATTHGYKSIVQFLVENSCSPNEFYHLNYFTQSLPLAITKGYVEIVDFLLRNGAKFYNIGKNHMNALHMALEHEQFDVARLLLERGIDIDAVDGSGRNSYHHASMNNQKAVVLFLLARGAEHRHTDEDKRTPLHLAALSGSLEVVEVLVGEGVEVDAADNAGMTPLHLAVCSGQYPLVKFLLEAGSNPNAPNKFKRTTLHLAALNGLSEVIDILHAHNGDFEAKDCLYGRKPLHYAAWNGHEDCVEALLKLGAGIDPSCNFGYTPLHLATKEDNIECCQLLLQAGASPQIANRYGGTALDAVRSHAVLMLMAQRHAHPLHYAVSEGSAEAISELVALGHDVNQTDRDGSTPLRVALDRFRSNEFVRVLIEKGADLGARDRGGYIPLHHALQARFLDEKTLELLLGGEGGNYVNQKTDNGLTPLHIAANSCDRVECINLLLDKGARYDATDDERFVPLHYATLGGSFEVVEVLVGRDSRVDRVNKHGRTPLHLAATKGNLPVVQFLLDRGASVRMMDDGGDTPLDDALRAEQPQVFKLLLSRNPDFNVATTNHKGRTVLHMAAKQGSLDLLKFFIDKVPVDVADVDDNTAIDDALFSRHFDVFNFLLTKSPFDVNKRNKRHKRYPLHVAASTNTLDLVELFLERGARVDVVDDEGNTPLHDAVASYKDDVVLLLVNDSRALDIQNKKGQTPLHLAMQQAERDLINPLVDKGAQVDLVDNDGNTPFDVLFNQGYFSCGEKVFLKMKNFDLNKRVPMSGQTVLHLAADNDSLEVVSKLIERGASVNVEDRNGQTPLFCALSESEEIARLLLEKCEVDVHHRDKKGRTILHVAVEYAPALVDRILQMGAAIDAVSESGTPLEVALNVENSKMFKYLWDKTPQADVLNMVKNNARTPLHMAADQGDLQLVKLLLEKGLKINDVDKMGNTPLDAAAQNEHLPVLEVLLERDNGTVVNKSDNMGRTLLHVAAKDGNFEMVELLVRKGAKVELCDGQGKTAAEIALEEGHEKIYEFLKN from the exons atgtctttggCG actTACAAAAAACGAGCGGGCACGTCGGACCGCGGCAAAGACTACGAATGGCTGTTGTGTGCCTTCTACTGTTTAAAACTGAGCACGACAGCAGATGTCGTCGAATTTGACTTGCTCACAAACAGCGAGTTCTTCGGAGACTTTGACGACATTACCCTAAGAGTTAAATACATCGATGGGTCAGTCAAAGTCTTTCTCCTCCAGCTGAAACACAGCGAGAAAGCCAAAACTCTGGCTCTGAATTCTTTGACTGCACCAAGTGGTGATTTCACCTTCTTCAAGTACCAAAAATCTTACGACAACATCCTCAGCTTGAAGAATTTCCATTTCATTTTGTACACAAACAAGACGGCCAATTTCAAGGACAAGACTCAGCTGACCTTGGGAGATCGACGAATTGCCATCAGACAACACTCCTGCGTGGGGGGCAAGCTGTTGGACACGAATCGAGGTCGGAATTGTTCGGTTTTTAGATTCGAAAGCGAGTCCgatcagaagtgggattttTTGTCCAACTTCTACATCTACGTGAACCAGCAGAATGATACGAATCTGAAACAATCGATTTCTGATCTTCTGAAGACAAGGTTGGAATGCGACGTTTATACGACTTTTGTAGAGTTTATGAGAGGGTGGTGGGCGGGGAGTTTCAAACTGACGAAGTACGACGTCGTTGCCAAGTTAGCCGAGTTGGTATTGTCACCAATGGTCAAAACGGTGAGCGGTGAGGAGTGCAACGATAAGACAAGACTGATAGAAGAAGCCATTTTGAAGTTCGACATGACGATAGTAGAACCTGGGGGTGGGGAAAAGATAACGAAAATCTGGAGCAAAACGCTTGAACCCAAAGACATGAAAGTAGTGAGTTTGACGGCGTTGAAGTTTGGTCTGGTCACCAAAGGAATAGGAAAAATGAGCGACCTCTCCATGGAGAAGCAAGCAAAAGTGTTGTGGTTCATGGATCAAGTCCCTCTGGTTGTGCAGCAGGAAGCTTCCAAAAAGAATCAGCTTTTGGCTGTCATTTCGCTTCTAGAAGGATGCAGAAAGAAGAAGAGAATCGTCTTGATTGGTCACACTGACGCAAAATTTCCCAACTGGAACATCTTCACGTCTTTATCTGACATACCTCGAGGCGATACTCTGCGCAAGACAATCACCCAAACTCTCACTTTCTCGTTACaaggaaaaaaatcaatctccCTGGAAGAGATGCACATCGTCGATGACGAAATCGCGTCGGCTTTTACTCTCCACCAACTCCTTGAAATCTCCACTGACGACAACTTCAACATAGGAGAACCTCTCGAGTCGCTGCCCCCGACTTACATCCCGAGATTTTTCTACAAGATCCTGATGAACCACAGCGTGATCGACGGATTGAAAGAATGCCGGATCTTGCTAAGCTGCaagggagaaaaaaaaagactcCAGAAGAAGTTCAACAAGCGCATGGTGCCTCTCTCTTGCTACTGGGGCCACGATGCAAGTTTCTGCAAACATTATGTGTACGTTTCTGACGGTGAATTCGATCGAGGAGTGGTCGACGATTTGATCCAGGACAAGAAAGCCGATCATCATTTTCGCTTCAGCGACCAAAATATACAGTGGTTGACGAGTCGAGAGGTCCAAGAGCTGCACAAGTACAAGAGGGTGGACGCCAGTCAAGTTTTCGGCGAAAGCGAGGTCGAGGAGAACGTTCACCACAAGATAAGAGTGTTGGCGTCGCACACGGGCACCGGAAAGACGAGTTTCTTGAACCGGGTCAAGAACCAAGCACCGGCGAATTTTTTCGTCATCAAAATCAACCTCAGAGACCATTTGGAGTTTTTCCAAAGTGACCACAAGGAAAACCTCGTTTGGGATTACCTCGCGGATTTCGTGTCCAAGACTCGAGGTTACAACGATTTCGAAAGGAAAGTCGTGAGAAATTTCGACAAGAAAAAAACCATCATTCTGTGGGACTCGTTTGACGATTTGCCCCAAAAATCGAGAAAATCGTTGATAGGTTGCGTCGAGTATCTAAAAAAGTGGGGTGTTACTCAATGGGTAGCTGCTCGAAACCAGTCCGGAGAGTTTCTCCAAAACAAACTGAAAGTGTTCGCTTTGACAATGCTACCGTTCCGCCAAGACGACCAGATTTACTACATGCGGAACCGTTGTGGTGCGACTGTCACGACTGTCGCCAATTTCTTCACCACTATGAAGATCCTAGACGACCAAGAGTATCTAGGCGTGCCGCTGCTACTCTTCATCCTGACCGACATCTTCACGCGGGATCCCGACCTTCTGGACAAGGTCTACACATTGACCGACATGTTCGGGGCCTTCATCGACGGCAAATACGACCACTTCTTGAAGAAGAGCGCCAACAACGACTTGGAGTCTTTGCGCAGCTTGATCGAACACGGCAAAGAGCACAGATTGGACCAGTACAAGATAGCCGCCGTCTGCACGCACCTGCCCGACCTCCACAACAAATTCAAGCTccaaaacagtaaaaaattcGTGAGCGACATCACGAAAGGCGACTTCTTGGGCCTGGTTGCGAAAGTCGACGCAGATGGTTTCGTCTTCGAGCACCAAGTACTGGGCGAGTACTTGGCAGCTTTGTATTTGTCGGAGAATCTAAAAGTGGGCTTGGAGGAGTTCCTGTTCGAAGAGAAACATCGCAAGATTCGATTCCTGTTCGATTTGCTCTTGGCCGAAAACGAACCGAGTTTGGTGTCAATTctgtacaaaaaattttacgagGTTGGGGAGTGGGCTGTTAAAGATAGAGCCGGAAGGAGTCCCTTGCACTTGCTCTGCTCATACGGGGAGAAGCATCCAGTGTTGAGACAAGATTCTGGAGTGCTCGAGGCAAAACTGGGAGAGTCCGTCAGGGAAGACGACGAGAGTTTGAGACGCGCTGTTCGCGTCGCCTGTCAAAAGTGCAACCCCCTCGAGAGGGATGGTTTGTTCGGGTGGACCAGTTTCGACTACGCGGATCGTTCGTTGTCACTCGGCTTGGTCGAGATCTTGCGAGGTGACCTCGGAGAGATCTTGCCAACCCTCCACCACTACAAAGATTTGGCCACAGTTCTCTACTACTCGGTCAGATTTGACTACCAGAACTTGTTCGTTGCCCTAAACAAGCAAATACCGTACGTGGAAAGTTCTGGTGGGGGGAATTTGCTACACGTGGCGACGGAATTTGGACgggaaaattttttgacatggcTTCTATCCTTGCAAATCTACCAGAAATCTATCAACAAATCCAACGAGAATCGGTGGAACCCCGTCCACATAGCGTCGTTCAACGGCAACTTGGATCTTGTGAAGTTCCTGAGGGAAAAGGGGAGCACCTTTCCGTTGAGAGACCCTTCCGTGATGTCTCTGGCCACGACTCACGGCTACAAGAGCATCGTGCAGTTCTTGGTGGAGAATAGTTGCAGCCCGAACGAATTCTACCACCTGAACTACTTCACCCAGTCTTTGCCGCTCGCGATTACGAAGGGGTACGTCGAGATCGTCGACTTCTTGCTCcgcaacggtgccaaattctaCAACATCGGCAAGAACCACATGAACGCGTTGCACATGGCGTTGGAACACGAACAGTTTGACGTGGCTCGACTCCTCCTGGAGAGGGGAATCGACATAGACGCGGTCGACGGTAGTGGGCGGAACAGTTATCACCACGCCTCCATGAACAACCAGAAGGCGGTGGTGTTGTTTCTGTTGGCGCGAGGGGCGGAGCATCGACATACGGATGAGGACAAGCGAACGCCCCTCCATTTGGCCGCCCTTTCAGGCTCCCTCGAAGTTGTAGAGGTTCTCGTGGGGGAAGGAGTTGAGGTAGATGCGGCGGACAACGCCGGCATGACTCCGCTTCACTTGGCAGTTTGCTCCGGACAGTACCCTCTCGTCAAATTCTTGCTCGAAGCCGGGTCCAACCCCAACGCCCCCAACAAATTCAAACGCACCACTTTGCACCTCGCCGCCCTCAACGGCTTGAGCGAAGTGATTGACATCCTCCACGCCCACAACGGAGATTTCGAGGCCAAAGATTGTCTCTACGGGAGGAAACCCCTCCATTACGCCGCATGGAACGGACACGAGGACTGCGTCGAAGCCCTCCTAAAACTAGGAGCGGGAATCGACCCCTCTTGCAACTTTGGATACACACCTTTGCACCTGGCCACCAAAGAGGACAACATCGAGTGCTGTCAACTCCTCCTCCAAGCGGGGGCGTCTCCACAAATAGCCAATCGCTACGGTGGGACCGCCCTAGACGCCGTACGCTCTCACGCAGTACTCATGTTGATGGCGCAACGCCACGCCCACCCGCTACACTACGCCGTCTCGGAAGGTAGCGCCGAAGCAATCTCCGAACTCGTAGCATTGGGACACGACGTAAACCAGACGGATCGAGACGGATCCACGCCGCTTCGAGTGGCCTTAGATCGGTTCCGTTCGAATGAATTTGTTCGGGTTTTGATAGAGAAGGGTGCGGATTTGGGTGCGAGAGATCGAGGTGGTTACATCCCATTGCACCACGCTCTGCAAGCACGGTTTCTAGACGAGAAGACCCTAGAACTACTCCTGGGAGGAGAAGGGGGGAACTATGTCAACCAAAAGACCGACAACGGACTGACACCTCTACATATCGCTGCAAATAGTTGCGACAGGGTTGAGTGCATCAACTTGCTACTAGACAAGGGGGCGAGATATGACGCAACAGACGATGAACGGTTCGTACCTTTGCACTATGCCACTCTCGGGGGTAGTTTTGAGGTCGTGGAGGTGTTAGTAGGACGGGATTCTCGTGTTGACAGAGTCAACAAGCACGGACGCACTCCTTTGCATCTTGCTGCGACAAAGGGAAATCTTCCAGTGGTGCAGTTTCTTCTAGACCGTGGAGCTTCCGTTCGAATGATGGACGATGGTGGAGACACTCCTCTAGATGATGCTCTACGAGCTGAGCAACCACAAGTGTTTAAACTGTTGCTCAGTCGAAATCCAGATTTTAACGTTGCCACCACCAATCACAAAGGACGCACTGTTCTGCACATGGCCGCCAAGCAGGGGTCACTGGATTTGCTCAAGTTCTTCATCGACAAAGTCCCTGTTGACGTTGCAGATGTTGACGACAATACTGCCATAGATGACGCTCTCTTCAGTCGCCACTTCGACGTGTTCAATTTTTTGCTAACCAAATCACCTTTTGACGTTAACAAAAGAAACAAACGCCACAAGCGATATCCTCTACATGTTGCAGCAAGCACCAACACTCTAGACTTGGTAGAGTTGTTCCTAGAGCGCGGGGCTAGAGTGGATGTTGTTGATGACGAAGGTAATACACCTTTGCACGATGCCGTCGCCAGTTACAAAGACGATGTTGTTTTGTTATTGGTGAATGACAGTAGAGCTCTTGACATCCAGAATAAAAAAGGACAAACACCTCTTCACTTAGCCATGCAGCAGGCCGAAAGAGATTTGATTAATCCGTTAGTAGATAAAGGAGCTCAAGTTGATCTGGTCGACAATGATGGTAACACACCATTCGATGTTTTGTTCAACCAAGGATATTTTTCTTGCGGAGAAAAAGTGTTCCTGAAgatgaaaaattttgatttaaataaacgCGTCCCAATGAGTGGACAGACTGTTTTGCATTTGGCCGCCGACAACGATTCACTCGAAGTGGTAAGTAAGTTGATAGAGAGGGGAGCATCTGTCAACGTGGAAGACAGAAACGGTCAGACTCCGTTGTTTTGTGCTCTGAGCGAAAGCGAGGAAATAGCTCGCTTGCTTCTAGAAAAATGTGAAGTAGACGTGCACCATAGAGACAAGAAGGGCAGAACCATCCTCCACGTGGCGGTGGAATACGCCCCCGCTCTCGTCGACCGTATATTGCAGATGGGGGCGGCGATCGACGCCGTCTCCGAGTCGGGGACTCCACTGGAGGTCGCTTTGAACGTCGAGAACTCCAAAATGTTCAAGTACCTGTGGGACAAGACGCCGCAAGCTGATGTGCTCAACATGGTCAAGAACAACGCGAGAACTCCTCTTCACATGGCGGCAGACCAGGGAGACCTACAGCTGGTCAAGTTGCTTCTGGAGAAGGGCCTCAAGATCAACGACGTCGACAAAATGGGGAATACGCCTCTCGATGCTGCGGCCCAGAACGAACATTTGCCAGTTTTGGAGGTGCTACTGGAGAGGGACAACGGGACGGTGGTCAACAAGAGCGACAACATGGGACGCACCCTCCTGCACGTAGCCGCCAAAGATGGGAATTTCGAGATGGTGGAGTTGTTGGTGAGGAAGGGGGCCAAAGTGGAGCTGTGCGACGGCCAAGGCAAAACCGCTGCAGAAATAGCGTTGGAGGAAGGACATGAGAAGATATACGAATTTTTGAAGAACTAG
- the MED31 gene encoding mediator of RNA polymerase II transcription subunit 31, protein MAGKGWNYMSGAPETDEQQRLRFQIELEFVQCLGNPNYLNFLAQRGYFKDSTFINYLKYLLYWKEPEYAKYLKYPMCLYFLDLLQYEHFRRELVNAQCSKFIDDQQILLWQHYTRRRSRLLTPTNTNGNAEQNINSQNNNQSNGHINKIS, encoded by the exons ATGGCCGGCAAAG GATGGAACTACATGTCCGGCGCCCCCGAAACCGACGAGCAACAACGCCTGCGCTTCCAGATCGAACTGGAATTCGTCCAGTGTCTCGGCAACCCCAACTATCTCAATT TCTTGGCCCAGCGGGGCTACTTCAAGGATAGCACGTTCATCAACTATCTCAAGTACCTGCTCTACTGGAAGGAACCGGAATACGCCAAATACTTGAAGTACCCCATGTGTTTGTACTTTTTGGACCTGCTGCAATATGAGCACTTCCGAAGGGAGTTGGTCAACGCGCAGTGCTCGAAATTCATCGACGACCAACAGATTTTGTTGTGGCAGCATTACACGAGGCGGAGGAGCCGGTTGTTGACCCCTACCAACACGAACGGGAACGCTGAGCAAAATATTAACAGCCAAAATAATAACCAAAGTAATGGACATATTAACAAGATTAGTTAG
- the LOC138127559 gene encoding leucine-rich repeat neuronal protein 2-like, producing MHITNLLSVDLPNMLPLLLFFLPLVYGTESPLCAECDCQLGYGNLYSVNCTSDVTNLFEGWYWIDPNDKTYPFKVVTIANSRLDRLDKQFPRSSMESLSLLNCHITYISESTFGKLAYLEKLILSHNRIENLHPKAFAGVYSNRQYRFLPLKRLYLDHNSITSLDREVFKYSRDIEILSLAHNPLQAFTMQTVKAINSLDSLKKLDLSYTQLSTLPSRFRPSATLRYLDLDGNRFQEVPTELRALSKLRILHFSNNPIVRLTKESGFPNMTTLKILHMCNMSRLLEIGAGSLSELINLEQLYLSDNEELTVIHKDAFLKVDGYQESWPPVIELYLQNNKLSSLDMELLDWDVLEEIDLRHNSWRCECQYRWMTEDLFPNVILKSGGDQFKTLRCTNLDSTWFDVYKDKAMEGKCWTIHKNVLNLVYGKWGRFWWVINAVLALLVIKITHVYFYKK from the exons atgcACATCACAAATTTGTTATCAGTTGATTTAC CTAACATGTTGCCACTTCTGCTGTTTTTTCTTCCGCTTGTTTACGGCACAGAGTCGCCATTGTGCGCCGAGTGCGATTGCCAACTCGGTTATGGCAACTTGTACAGCGTAAACTGCACCTCCGACGTCACCAACTTGTTCGAAGGGTGGTACTGGATTGACCCCAACGACAAAACCTACCCTTTCAAAGTAGTGACAATCGCGAACAGCCGCCTGGACCGACTGGACAAGCAGTTCCCGAGATCCAGCATGGAATCTTTGAGTTTGCTGAACTGTCACATAACATATATCAGCGAGAGTACTTTCGGCAAATTGGCCTACCTAGAGAAGCTGATTTTGAGCCACAATCGCATCGAGAATCTCCATCCGAAAGCTTTTGCG GGGGTCTACAGCAACAGACAGTACCGATTTCTGCCCCTGAAGAGGCTTTACTTGGACCACAACAGCATCACAAGCTTGGACAGGGAGGTTTTTAAGTACAGCCGCGACATTGAGATCTTGTCGCTCGCGCACAACCCTTTGCAAGCGTTTACCATGCAAACTGTCAAGGCCATCAACAGTTTGGACTCGCTCAAA AAGCTGGACCTGAGCTATACTCAACTGTCGACGCTGCCGTCACGGTTTCGGCCAAGTGCCACCCTGAGGTATCTGGACCTGGACGGCAACCGGTTCCAGGAAGTACCAACAGAACTGCGAGCGCTGTCGAAGCTGCGAATTCTGCACTTCAGCAACAATCCTATTGTGCGACTGACCAAAGAGAG CGGGTTCCCTAACATGACGACCCTAAAGATCTTGCACATGTGCAATATGTCCCGTCTGCTCGAAATAGGCGCCGGCAGCTTAAGCGAACTGATCAATCTCGAACAACTTTACTTGTCCGACAATGAAGAACTGACTGTTATCCACAAAGACGCTTTCTTGAAGGTTGACGGGTACCAAGAGTCGTGGCCACCGGTCATAGAG TTGTATTTGCAAAACAACAAACTGAGCTCTCTCGACATGGAATTGCTGGATTGGGACGTCTTGGAAGAGATTGATTTGAGGCACAATTCGTGGAGGTGCGAGTGTCAATACCGTTGGATGACGGAAGATCTCTTTCCTAATGTAATCCTCAAGAGTGGAGGAGACCAATTCAAGACTTTGAG GTGCACCAACTTGGACTCGACTTGGTTCGACGTCTACAAAGATAAAGCAATGGAAGGGAAGTGTTGGACCATTCATAAGAACGTCCTCAATTTGGTGTACGGCAAATGGGGTAGATTCTGGTGGGTAATAAACGCCGTACTTGCGCTGCTTGTAATCAAAATAACCCATGTatacttttataaaaaataa
- the LOC138127602 gene encoding uncharacterized protein — translation MRSVKVVILLVVIVSILCASEARKKRRKSSKGMILRQKETNPIEFIRLTVMRLIYGIASRVGLGEQISEALNGAFVPPGVDEYDDYGGDFTLGDREDDYDY, via the exons ATGCGAAGTGTCAAagtagtgattttgttggtgGTGATCGTGTCGATCTTGTGCGCGAGCGAGGCGAGAAAAAAGCGCAGAAAAAGCAGCAAAGGGATGATTCTCAGGCAAAAAGAAACCAACCCCATTGAGTTTATCAG GCTGACCGTGATGAGACTGATCTATGGTATCGCGTCCAGGGTGGGACTGGGGGAGCAAATCTCGGAAGCTCTCAACGGGGCTTTCGTCCCTCCGGGAGTCGACGAATATGACGACTACGGTGGAGACTTCACCCTGGGGGACCGCGAGGACGACTACGACTACTAA